The DNA sequence GACTTAACTAATCTATCAAAGTCTTTAAGGTCAGAGTCCTGCATTAACGAGAGTAACGTCGCGTTGTCTTTGTACCCTAAGTTAACACCTTGACCTGCTAATGGGTTAATCGTGTGAGCAGCATCACCAACAAGTACAATTCTGCCATTGTTATACTGGTTGGCTTGCCTGCGAGTTAATGGAAATGATGCGTGTTGAATGATATCAAAATCACCAGGTAGCTCGGGAAACGTCTCAATAATCGCTTGTTTCAAAGCTTGGTCAGACAACCCTTTTAATGCACTAATGGTTGATTTACTGTCATACCAGATGAGGCTAGCAAAACCGTCATTTAGAGGCAGAAATGCTTTAGGGCCCGATGGCTGGAATTCTTGCCAGGTAATGTCTTGCGTCGCAAAATTGGTTTTTATCGTAATACTAAAACAAGCCTGCTGATAATCCCAACCGGTCACCCCAATTTTTGCTAATTGGCGAACTTTACTATTGGCACCATCTGCACCGACTAAAAGTAAGGTATTAACAGTAAACGCTTTATCATCTTTGGTGCGACCTGTAATAATTACATTGTTGGTGTTGTTTTGTACTTGATCAATTTGCCCACCGTACATAAAAGACACCTTATCTGAGTCATTTTTCTCTAAAGCGCTATAACAGGCTAACTGCAAAGCTTCGTTACGAATTAAATGACCTAAATGAGACTCCTGTAACTCTTCAGCACTGAATTCGACTTTATCAGTGCCCTTTTCCCAAGTTGCGAGTCGATTAAATTGGCATTTATCTGCTTT is a window from the Psychrosphaera ytuae genome containing:
- a CDS encoding FAD-dependent monooxygenase: MPNQNLQDSLLNNSFDIVIIGGGMVGASLAAGFAQQNKSVLVIERARPDNDWLSQPPLRVSAVNRYSETWLQSVGCWNDIDKADKCQFNRLATWEKGTDKVEFSAEELQESHLGHLIRNEALQLACYSALEKNDSDKVSFMYGGQIDQVQNNTNNVIITGRTKDDKAFTVNTLLLVGADGANSKVRQLAKIGVTGWDYQQACFSITIKTNFATQDITWQEFQPSGPKAFLPLNDGFASLIWYDSKSTISALKGLSDQALKQAIIETFPELPGDFDIIQHASFPLTRRQANQYNNGRIVLVGDAAHTINPLAGQGVNLGYKDNATLLSLMQDSDLKDFDRLVKSLKRYTIKRKADSLLMSGVMDGFYHLFSNDKAPLKKARGVMLSLANHFSFAKKSVIKKALGF